The Humulus lupulus chromosome 7, drHumLupu1.1, whole genome shotgun sequence region TGTTCAAAAAGCCCCGTAATGAGCCCAATTTGATTTTGAGTTAATGGGGATAACTTGAAAAATACCCAGTTTtaggattagttaactaaaaatagCTACTAATAATATTTAGTTGAATATTACCCACTTTTTTAAGCACATTTCTCATATTACCCTTAAAACACTACTAGAAGTCTAATGTAAAAATCTCAATCTTTGCCTCTGTCGTGTCATTTACTTCTCTCTTTAAATAATATACCACTGTGAGTTCTACTAGACCACTGTATAATGGGTAGAGTCATTAATAGTTTGGGTATTAATCTAAGAGTTTTAAAAGGTAGGTAAAAATTAAAGAGGTTAACTTAAATTACTTGGTGTAATTTTCACGAGAGATTCTACACTAGTTTGATTCCAGCCAGCCGTATGGCAAGCTGCTTAGGGTTCATAATTTCAGTTTTCCCCTTACTTTTCTCGTTTCTTGTTTTCAAATTCATTGTGTTTGGTCAAATGATTATCTGAAATCTTGTTAATTAGGGTTCATAATTTCAATTTCTGGATGCTCATGTAACATTAATTGCTAACATTTTTTTTACTGATCAACAGAAATGGCGCCGACGACGATTGCTGCAAGATTTGTATCTGGGACTCAGCAGAGGTTCTCAAGCAGTGGCAAAAAATTCTAAGCGAGGAGGAAAAAAGCTGCTGAAGATGTTTATATTAAGGTCATTTTCTTTCAATTTCTTTTCATTATGCATTTTCCTTATATTGTCACTTTGTAGTGTTTGATATGTGTATATGAATAATATCAATCATTTTTATGTGAATTTATTGACGTTGTTAGTATCTATCTATCGCTCTGAGTTTCTTTACTATATATGTATCTTTAGTAATATTTGGCCAAAGCTTTCGTACTCTATAGATAGTTTTGTTTTTGGTTTATTTGATGAATGAGGCAAGTGGGTAGATAGAATTTTATACCAATTGATATGTTcttgaaatttatttttataactcTAGTTTGTTTTCTGAAGCATGACATTGTTCATTTCATGTTCAGAGCTGtttttgcttcttttttttttttcaaacaacaACATTTATTTACCCCCGTAGTTTGCTAACTAATTTGAACTACATAAGCTATGGCTATCAGGTTATATGATCAATTACCATACTTGTTGAAGTTTTTAATCGTCTCGAATGTTGAAATTGAATAGCTGGTGGTGATTTTTTCCCATCTAATTTCTCTTGCCTGAGTCACTCAATCTGTCTCTGTTTCCAGAAATGCGttgaacattttttttcttcttttgagTGTATAGATTAAAAGTTTACTGTAGTTCTTATTGTCTCTGTATGATCTTTGTAATTTCAGAAAATTGAGCTTACAATTGAATTGTGTGTGTGTTCAGTTAGAGTATCTGTCTGCTTGTTTCATATAGAATGATTTAGGACAATCACCATTCACCACTCTCGTTCACTGAGATAGTATGTCATCTGCCTTGTCAAAATTGGAAGTAGCTGTTCAAATTTAGGCAATATGTTTTCTGTGGTTGCCGAACggagagagaagaaaaaaatggtTTATCCAATTGCTTTCGCAGTTGAGAGAACATTTAGTCTGTTCTGTCTAGACTCTTGGAGGGACTATTTCAAgttcttgtatttatttttggTGTTCCAGAATTAAACCTTGAATATATGACATTCTCCTTTTCTAGAATTTAAAGGGAAAGATGATGTTCCTGCATTCTTTTGCCACTAAGTAAAGGCCAAGAGATTTTCTTTTGTTTATCCTTTAGGCTTTGTTTTGAACCTGATTTTGTGAGAGAGAAAACTAGGAAAAAGAAGGGCGAAAATGTTCCTAAGGTGTTCTTTTGAAGCTTTCCTCTTATTTAATCTTTTTGTACAAGTTCTCACTAGTACAAAGTTACATCAAATTGAACTCTCACCTTTTCTAATCTATAAGAAaattctcattttttttcttcttaaaatcCAAACAAGCCTTTAAACATAGCCTTTACATGTCACAGCCTTAGTTGCCTTCCCACTTTCCTCTCAAAGCCCTTGACATCTTGTGAATTTCAAGTCTAGCAAAGGTCAAGTTGGCTCTTCATACCTCAGTTATTGCTTTTCTTTGAGCTTATACTTAATAACCTGAATCTTTCCAGGGACCTAAACCAGAAGAAACAACTACTGCGAGCTCTGAGGCGGCATCCAAACCTGTTGAGGCAAGCTCGGCAACCAAGGCCAAACCTGCTGCCTCGACGACCTCTGCTTCTGTTTCTGGAGATTCAACTCGAACAGTACCAACCAACAAGAATCGGAACTATGCAGTTGTGTTGCTGCTCTAGGATGGTATCTCAGAGGCAGTGAGAAGAAGCAAGAAGTTCAGGACTGAGAATAATGTGGTCGacttgaaaaattacacaataacCGCCGCAAGTCAGCGATAAATCTGAATATGTTCATATCTTTGTTGATGTATAGAAattcaaatatgatattttaaaataatttagtaTTAATACCTGTAGACTTGAACAAATTGCATTATGAAATAATAGCATGTAATTTGGCAGATTTTATATTAAAACTACAAAACATAAACTCCATTCATTCAGTTTTTGTAAAAAGCTATCTGTAAATCCATAGTGCCTTCTGATTCTACCATAGTTAATGTTGTGGATGTTGAGCTTGATGAAAACTCAGACCAAAGCAAAGCTAAAGGAGGAGTCTCTGTCTAGTATTCTGTGGTGCAATGAACTTCAAATTGATAAAACTAATAACCTCAAAATCAACACATTACACATCATAAAAATTACTACTTTGTTCATGTCATTTTCTGCCGTTGCTGGTGGTTTTCGACTTTATTCATTCATCACTAACactatcaattttttttctctataatTAGTAAACACTTGTTCACATAATATCTCTTACACAGGTTTACAAATAGCTTAGATATTTAGATTTAGTAACTCATTTGAAAATGCTTATACCATCGAAACAATGTCAAGGCAAGGCAAAATACTTGCATCAAAGAAATTTCAACTATAAGAAAATCCAAAAGTACCACTAATGCActtttattttattctaaataagcCATTTGTTAACAAGCATCATCTTAAATCGACTATATATGTATAAGAACAAAAATATAAGAGAAAGAAAATATTAGGCCAAATGTGACTTGAAGTAAATCAGCAAAAACAACATTTTTACTGTGTTATGGAAAGTAGACTTTCTTGTAGTGATTAAAAGCAAACCCAAGTACAGAAGTTCAAATAAACCAGAACATTATAAGCAAACCAAGTAGAAAAGTTCAAAGAAACATTTTCCCACATACATGTCAAGAAGCTCTCTTTCTTTGAAGGAAACCAGAGAACCCAAAACCCAACAAGATTTCCAATGAATTCTTTTTTCACATAAGTCTACAGCTTGACCCCAATAAGTTTCCACACAACAATAGATTTTGAATGGGGGTGTAAAAGAACCCAAGCACTCAACACAGTTGAATATGATGAAGAGGTTTCAGTCCTGTAATTGGGGCCATAGATACCCCAGTGAAAGATGTTCTAGTCTAGACATGGAAAAAATGATTATTGTGAATGAGTTACACTAGTCTAGTGGAGTATGAATGAAATGCTCAATTTACACTTCTCAATCAGTGTACTACTCTTTATTATCGGTTATACTAACTATTCAGAAGACAATTAAACTTCCTATAAAATGTTTCTGAGTTTTGAGTTCCTTTTCAAAGTCAGAAACAATAAAAGTTTTCCAGACCTGCTAAGTAAGTAAATTATGAgtctaaaacaaacaaacatacAACAATTTTTATGAGCAAGTTTCTTTTTGTTGCCAAAACTTGTTATTTCTTCCTACTCTCAAGTTACACTTGAAGAGTTATAGCAAACAGATAGCATCCATCCCTCCCAGCAGCTCTTTGTTACCTGTTCCAACACAGTATTTAAAGTAGAATCAAAACAAGAGAAACGCATAAACAGTAGCATACTTAAGAAAAGTGTTGTGTTATACCTTCAGTTAGGTAGAGGAGGCATTATAGTAGGCCATCCTCTAAGAAGTAGAGGAAACACTGTAGTAATTGGACAGTAAGCAATATGATCGTAGCGACCACTCCCAAAACGGTATATACAGATATCAACATCACCCTCATTACTGATTACTCGTCTCAGGTAAACTACGTCGGCCTCTCCAGGATGGTGCGTAAGGGGAAACAAGGACCTTGTTCCCATCTCAGTATGTCGAACTGAGCCAAAACCCATCGTGGTCGTGGTGATGAAGAGGAAGGCTGTGCTAAATCCCATGCTCTGAGAACATAGTGACCAGCCCCCTTGTCCAAAAACAACTGCAGCAGACGCAGTTGTTGACCCCAAACCACTCCAAGATGCACACTAAAATGGTCATTCCGATTGAGACTAGTGTCAAACTCCACCGGCAGGGTAATCGAACAACATTCAATAGTAGTAGGATCGAATCCGACTATCCCCGCATAAGATAATATCCCGAACGACCAGTACACAACTCCATTGCATCCAATTGGTGTATGATACCTATCATCTAACTTGACCGAAAAGTGGAATCTGAAACAGACACTCCATTCTCCTGTCTCAGAAGAGTAGATGGATGCACGAAACTTGTCCCCCGGTTGTGGATGAAGAGCTGAAGTAATTACAACGACCTTGTATGATGATGAGGATGATAGTACAAATCCACACCTATATGTATAGCTCGTAGAGTAACATGTGAGCTCTTCGTACAAATTTTCGGGACATGGAGGGAGTTGAGCCACTTGTTTGGTTACGGGGTTAACGATACAGAGGCGGTATCTCCTCCCGTGAAGCTCCACTAGTAACAAGTCATGGTAGGAAGCCAATATATGGGCGTTGGGCCAATCAAAATTTCTGCTGTACTTGTTTGGCTAACCAATTGGCAAGACTAACCTATGTGAGATTGTTATCAGTCCAAATGTTTCTTTCTTAGTTGAACAAATTATGATTAGGatcttattttgttattattacattatttatttattcatttattttatgtGTCTTTTCTGAGGAGATTTGATTGGCCCAACGCCCATATATTGGCTTCCTACCATGACTTGTTACTAGTGGAGCTTCACGGGAGGAGATACCGCCTCTGTATCGTTAACCCCATAACCAAACAAGTGGCTCAACTCCCTCCATGTCCCGAAATTTTGTACGAAGAGCTCACATGTTACTCTACGAGCTATACATATAGGTGTGGATTTGTACTATCATCCTCATCATCATACAAGGTCGTTGTAATTACTTCAGCTCTTCATCCACAACCGGGGGACAAGTTTCGTGCATCCATCTACTCTTCTGAGACAGGAGAATGGAGTGTCTGTTTCAGATTCTACTTTTCGGTCAAGTTAGATGATTGGTATCATACACCAATTGGATGCAATGGAGTTGTGTACTGGTCGTTCGGGATATTATCTTATGCGAGGATAGTCGGATTCGATCCTACTACTATTGAATGCTGTTCGATTACCCTGCCGGTGGAGTTTGACACTAGTCTCAATCGGAATGACCATTTTAGTATGCATCTTGGAGTGGTTCGGGGTCAACAACTGCGTCTGCTGCAGTTGTTTTTGGACAAGGGGGTTGGTCACTATGTTCTCAGAGCATGGGATTTAGCACAGCCTTCCTCTTCATCACCACGACCACGATGGGTTTTGGCTCAGTTCGACATACTGAGATGGGAACTACATGGAACAAGGTCCTTGTTTCCCATGTCCTTGTTTCCCCTTACGCACCATCCTGGAGAGGCCGACGTAGTTTACCTGAGATGAGTAATCAGTAATGAGGGTGATGTTGATATCTGTATATACCGTTTTGAGAGTGGTCGCTACGATCATGTTGCTTACTGTCCAATTACTACAGTGTATATTCGCGTGTTTCCTCTACTTCTTAGAGGATGGCCTACTATAATGCCTCCTCTACCTAACTGAAGGTATAACACGACACTTTTCTTAAGTATGCTACTGTTTATGCGTTTCTCTTGTTTTGattctactttaaataatttgTGTTGGAACAGGTAACAAAGAGCTGCTGGGAGGGATGGATGCTATTTGTTTGCTATAACTCTTCAAGTGTAACTTGAGAGTAGGAAGAAATAACAAGTTTTGGCAACAAAAAGAAACTTGCTCATAAAAATTGTTgtatgtttgtttgttttagacTCAGAATTTACTTACTTAGCAGGTCTGGAAAACTTTTATTGCTTCTGACTTTGAAAATGTTATTTGAAAAGGAACTCAAAACTTAGAAACATTTTATAGGAAGTTTGTCTTCTGAATAGTTAGTATAACCGATAATAAAGAGTAGTACACTGACTGAGAAGTGTAAATTGAGCATTTCATTCATACTCCACTAGACTAGTGTAACTCATTCACAATAAACAATAATCATTTTTTCCATGTCTAGACTAGAACATCTTTCACTGGGGTATCTATGGCTCCAATTACAGGACTGAAACTTCTTCATCATATTCAACTGTGTTGAGTGCTTGGGTTCTTTTACACTCCCATTTGAAATCTATTGTTGTGTGGAAACTTATTGGGGTCAAGCTGTAGACTTATGTGAAAAAAGAATTCATTGGAAATCTTGTTGGGTTTTGGGTTTTTGGTTCTCTGGGTTTCCTTCAAAGAAAGAGAGCTTCTTGACATGTATGTGGGAAAATGTTTCTTTGAACTTTTCTACTTGGTTTGCTTATAATGTTCTGGTTTCTTTGAACTTCTGTACTTGGGTGTGCTTTTAATCACTACAAGAAAGTCTACTTTCCATAACACAGTAAAAATGTTGCTTTTGCTGATTTACTTCAAGTCACATTTGGcctaatattttcttttgttaacAAATGgcttatttagaataaaataaaagTGCATTAGTGGTATTTTGGATTTTCTTATAGTTGAAATTTCTTTGATGCAAGTATTTTGCCTTGCCTTGACATTATTTCGATGGTATAAGCATTTTCAAATGAGTTATTAAATCTAAATATCTAAGCTATATGTAAACCTGTGTATGTAAAAGATATTATGTGAACAAGTGTTTACTAATTATTGAGAAAAAAATTGATAGTGTTAGTAATGAATGAATAAAGTCGAAAACCACCAGCAACGGCAGAAAATGACATGAACAAAGTAGTAACTTTTATGATGTGTAATGTGTTGATTTTGAGGTTATTAGTTTTATCAATTTGAAGTTCATTGCACCATAGAATACTAGACAAAGGCTCCTCCTTTAGCTTTGCTTTGGCCTGAGTTTTCATCAAGCTCAACATCCACAACATTAACTATGGTAGAATCAGAAGGCACTATAAGGCCATTGTGAATGAAATTTTTAATTTACACTTATGAGACAATGTACTACTCTTTATTATCGATTATACTAATTATTCAGAAGACAATTAAATTTCCTATAAAAAGTTTCTGAGTTTTGAGTTCCTTTTCGAAGAACATTTCCAAACTCAGAAACAACAAAAGTTTTCCTTCCCTGCTAAGTAAATTCTGAgtctaaaacaaacaaaagaatTTGTTATAGACTCAGAATTTACTTAGCAGGAAGCCTTCTGGGTTTGGAAATGTTCTTTGAAAAGGAACTCAAAACTCAGAAATCTCAGAAACTTTTTATAGGAAGTACAAAAATTGTTATTTCTTTCTACTCTCAACTTAGACTTGAAGAGTTAAAGATGTGTACACataaaataaatagataaataaataagatCCTCATCATAAGAAAGAAACACCTAGACTGATAACAATCTCACATAGTTGTATTGATTTAATGATTCATGTAGTGAAGGCAGGCATTATAGTAGGCCAAGCAGGGAGAAGTAGAGGCAAAACCCGAAGACTGCGAGTTGTTTTAGCGAATGGACAATGACAAACATGTTCATAAATATGTTTACTGCTCCCAAATCTGTAATGACAGATATCAACATCTTCACCAATTACTCGTCTCCAGAAAACCACGTCTGAATCTTCAGGATGAAAGGCAAAGGGGAACAAGGGCATTCTTTGATTTAGTCCCCATTTTAATATATGGgactgaaccaaaatccatggcgaagaagaagaatCATTAGTAGTAACTAAATCTCATGCTTTCATAACATAGTGACCGGCCTCCTTGTCCAAAAACAACTGCAACATACGCAGTTGTCGACCCCGAACCACCTCAAGTCGCACACAAGAATCAACATTCCGATGACAAGTGGTGTCAAACTCCAGAGGCATGGTAACCAAAGAGCATGCACTAATACTAGTGTCGAAAGCAATTACTCCTTTACTTCTGTATTCTCCAAATAGCCAGTATATGGTTCCATTGCATCCAATAGATATCATATGCCAATCATATAGATCCACCGCATTCTGACATATTTTGAAACAACAACTCCATTCTCTAGTCTCCGAATTGAAGATGGATGCACGAAAATACTGCCTCCTAATATAATGTGAATCAGGTGTAGTGATTAAGACCACCTTGTATTTGCACAGATTGGAAtcggatgatgatgatgatgctacAAATCCACATCTATACGTCATGTGACATGTGTACTCCTCGTACAGAATTTTGGGAAGGGAGTTCAACAACTTGTTTAGTTATAGGATTAACGATACAGAAACAGAAACTCCTTAGTTCCACCAGTAAGAGGTCATCAAAGCAAGTCAATATCTGGGCATTGGGCCAATCGAAGGACTTTAGGAAAGACTCAAAACTACTCGTTGTGGACAAAGATGGGAAGATAATTTTTGATGCATTGGAGAAGATGTTTTGGGTAGGAGGTTGCCTGTAGTAAAAGAAGGTTGGAAGGTGACCACTGGTAGCGTTATCTGACTCACCTCTCATCAAAAGaacataagaagaagaagaaaaagaagaagaagaagaagaagccaaAGCTACCTGTTGTTTCTGGCTGTGATGACTAAAAAATTTTTGTACCAAATGTGGTTGCCGAGACACAGACCGCCATGTTTCGCACACACCACTCAATCTGATTACAGTTTTGAAATCGGGGAGTCGGATCAGTATTTCCAGCACTAGATCATCGTTGCTCATCACAGACACTACCGATTCGGATTCGGATTCGGATGCTGCTGCTTCTCCTCCTTCTCCAAAAAATTTCTCTAATCTctgattcttcttcttcttcgtcttcaATCCGAACGTAAATAATCTTTTCTTCAGAGGGATTATCTCATCTTTCCTGTAATTTTCCATGGCAAAGAAgggatttttattttttgtttttgaatggacgggaagaaagaagaaggaagaagTTCCTTTTTATAATTCTCAATCTCAATCactacatttaatttaatttgagttttaataaaaatatattcaaattcaaatgctgaataaaaaaaattaaaaattaaaaaaagtatatTCAAAATCAAATGTAGTTTCCCTTTCGTCACTTTCCTTTTTAATATCTTTTCAtttccttttttaaaaaaaaaaaaaactaaaatgggatatttttgaattattttataatgataattatttaaaattaaataaattaaaatataatatttttaagatattttataataataattatttaaaataataaataattaaataaattaaaataagatatattttttaaatattttaaaataataattacttaaaaataataaaattatatattttatagcttaaactcacttattagaataatatcatattaaacatgtaatataatctattgtcaattagtaacaaattattttttaaaaaaactaacaagaaacttaaatttaaaatatacgtataatatttaatattacattaaacttataatatataatctcttgttgtcactctcaaattcaaaaactagaacaaacataaacttttaaaaaaattatttaattaaaattggatatttatttaattaaaataagatatttattttaaaacgtGGATATTTAACGTGCAGTTAATGATGAGTACTAACGGTTGCACCAAAATTGTAAATTTATGTATTCTTACTGCCAAAAAAATATTTGGGCATTAAAGtataacttttgaattttttttatgtattatcaCTGcccatattcataatttttttaagtatAAAGATTTTATTGTgaaattttttatgtattatcaCTGcccatattcataatttttttaagtatAAAGATTTTATTGTCCAACTTTTGTTtttaatcataaatcataatcttaaATTTTGCAAGTTTGTTGATAAACTGATTGAGTGAGAGAAATTGTGAAGCCGAGAGAAATGGTGAAAGTGTGAGAGAGAGTATCCCGATGGAGATGAGGGACAAAAGAGaggatttttttaatatatatttttaataaataaatagattatgaatttttaaatttatttattggattttaaatgttttttatttaattttttaatgttcaaaataattttataattaaaaaataaaaataaatgatctGAACCTATTAGGGACTGCCATGTATGCATTTATAAGAAATGCAAAACGTATATATATAAAATGcccatttttattaaataaaactcATGCCTATGTATTCacaaaaaaatagataaaaaaatcaTGCATATGAACACATTGATTTGCTTTACCTTGCATACATGTGGAGTGGCTTAAATTAAGTGCTTAAGCCAATACTCAAGCCCAACAACAAAGTAACTATTATCAATCAATCAAAATGGTAGAAAGACAACATAGACCCACTAGGCATCATTTTGCCTTAATTACATTGTTTTGTATCGAGCAGTTTGGATGCAAAATAATGCATGCTCGAGCAAGCTCAATGCAAAAGAAGCAAGCATCGTTTTGCAATGAGTAGGCGTTGATTCACATTTGATATGCAAGCTTGCTCTGTGCAAAATAATTCATTCTCAGTGTCTACTCGTTGAGATTTCAATGGTACAATAATCCTTATACATATCGTACCGAAAACATATCAAAATAACATCGATTTCGAAGAAAACACAAGTTTTTTAAACCCACTAAGACATCGAAACCCATCAGTCATAAATCAATTTTAATCGAACCTAGTTTACTAATCACATATTAAACACACAATCATTCAAGTAAGAttttaaaaaagaagaagaagaatttagACAAGATTTTGATCCTAGAAATATCACATTTTGATTTTTCAGCTAcataatattaaaaagaaaaaaattgagcgACACTAGAGACGTGGACAGATTTTTTTAGAGGCTAGCTCAATGTTAGTCGTGGTCGATAGCGCTGGTGACGGTGATTGTACTGTCAAAAACACACCAAGGATGGGATTCATGGGTGGGCTTCAACTTAGAGCCAAAGAGAGAAATAAAGTGAAAGGCAAATGAGAATGTGAGGGGTATTTTTTACTACAACATATTTACAAGCAATTTTTTGCACTAGTTTTTAAGTTGTGGGTATTAGGAGAGACAGACAGCCAAGTGTACCGAACACAAAGATATTATGAGTTGAGTACAAATAAATCAAaattatatacaatatatatttgtatagGGAAATTCTTAAGTAGGGGCTGTTGGGTTTTATGTTCTTATAAAACCATGACGGACATGTAAcacaattttatattgtcaataaaagaagtataaattatttaatttgacaACCATGTTAcatgcttgttttattacatgattattgtaATAAtgcaaatatttataaaatttcaaacatataaatagttacaattatagtgactaggtcacaatggattttaattgtaattatatgttcaaaagaacaagtcctaagattaagtcagtgcattcGATTTTCACTCATCtggtaatctatgatatgatctacttacacattcagggtgtgatgccTTATCCAAAGCCTTGACCAAAtatataagatcagatgtatataTGTACATTGGACTAGGAGTGATATCGATTATTGACAGTTAATAAGTATCGTTGTTTTCAAATCTAATCTTCAATGTCACATCATTGATCATAGGTTAAGTTGATCTTAATTTTGAatgataatattctactaattatattatttaaatcttttgacttgtttgttaccagcttaccctatgctctagcccatacttacatcttggagatttagtagtgtaattgagtgatagtattattcatagatataaaatctataacttctatatGAGAGCTGAAAATATGACTTCCTTAATAAATTAGTCTAAAATGGTAAATGATTGAGTGCTCATATCTGTGATTACATCTATTATGCAAAATCGCAACAATCCCTTTATGAATATAAATCCCAGATCTTCAAGGATTTGTATATCCACCTCCATCATATCAACTGCGATCTGAATCCTTATTGTGCGAACTTAAACATTCTTGAATAGCTCGACCTGTTTATCCGGTCACACAAGTTAAATTTAGGTGATCTCAAGATCTACCATACGATCTCTCAATTTCCTTGATGCTCTATTTGGACCAACCTAAAATATCTGGAACTCCGGATGATAAACCTGGAGCTAGACAACCTTCATTAAATGTTGCACAACTGTACCACGAACATGACACGTTAACTCGTGTTTTTCATGTACAACTTACACATTAattagtttatcatttttaataattttttttacataacttaaattttaaaatatgagaTTTATTAATGGTGCTTTAACTTGC contains the following coding sequences:
- the LOC133792657 gene encoding putative F-box/kelch-repeat protein At4g22430, whose amino-acid sequence is MVIPIETSVKLHRQVELHGRRYRLCIVNPITKQVAQLPPCPEILYEELTCYSTSYTYRCGFVLSSSSSYKVVVITSALHPQPGDKFRASIYSSETGEWSVCFRFYFSVKLDDWYHTPIGCNGVVYWSFGILSYARIVGFDPTTIECCSITLPVEFDTSLNRNDHFSMHLGVVRGQQLRLLQLFLDKGVGHYVLRAWDLAQPSSSSPRPRWVLAQFDILRWELHGTRSLFPMSLFPLTHHPGEADVVYLR